The nucleotide window TTCTTCTGAGGAATTAGGACGCAGTTCGATAGAATCTGTTTCAATCCAGAGTGTCATATCGAGATCTCCTACTTGATTAGTATTTTGGATTTATAAAAATTTTAAAAATTAAGTAGGGTGGGCGTTGCCCACCCTAGGTGCTAGACGATTTCAGTGATACTGACGATCTTGCCAGAGGTACGATTGATCCGTTGAATTTGCGGAGTCATCTTGCTGGCAGGTACGATGTACTCGGTCGAGCTAATGCGACGAGGACTGTCAAACTTAGAGCCAGAGACCAAAATCTTGAAGCGCTTCTCGGTACCAGAGCCAATTACCGTTGCCGAAGATGGTGCGATCGCGTTGCTAGAGTTTGTCGCCACTGCAAACACGAGTTGCGAAGCTTTCACGGCGCTGTCAATTTGGGCGGGTCCGCGCTCGATCGCAAACATGCGGTTATAGCCAACTTGCTTAGAGTTAGCCGCACTCATTCTGCCGCGATAGTAAGGTACGACGTTTTCGCCAAAAGCTGCTTGGTATTCTTCGCTATCGACGTAAGAATCGATTTCTGCGTCATATCCTTCAGCTACACAGCGGACGATGTGCTCGGATACCTCTCTTTGATCCTGAGGCGCACGACCGAGAAGATGCA belongs to Pseudanabaena sp. PCC 6802 and includes:
- a CDS encoding phycobilisome rod-core linker polypeptide; the protein is MASPMTIELWPSGSVEEVQTVVRAVYKQVLGNPHVMDSERLATAESQLCDRSISVRDFVRAVAKSDFYRSRYFESCAPYRFVELNFLHLLGRAPQDQREVSEHIVRCVAEGYDAEIDSYVDSEEYQAAFGENVVPYYRGRMSAANSKQVGYNRMFAIERGPAQIDSAVKASQLVFAVATNSSNAIAPSSATVIGSGTEKRFKILVSGSKFDSPRRISSTEYIVPASKMTPQIQRINRTSGKIVSITEIV